gctgggaaatGTCAACCCCAGCCCGAGAGCCATGACACTGCTGCTGCCACACTTTACAGTGAACACATGAAACCGTCttcacatgtttacatacatgttgaTGTACAAATTTATATAAGATAAGAGAAGCTTTATTCATCCCCCAAAGGGGAAAATTCTTTACCACCAAACATCTCATACATTAATATTgaggaaaaacatgataaaaaccttaaatatGCTAAAaccatggttaaaaaaaacattacagcaatttccccactgagggactaatgttgttatatgttatattttGTCATTGTTGTTGTGTTAATGCTTGAGGGTAACACCTCTTGGCTAAAAAGGAACACATTCACCCTTATTACTAGATATTAAAGCTTAGGCTATCAGTCTATCAGAAGGCTGTGTGTTCGttgcttgtttttactttgaggAGTAAAAGAATCACATCCACCTTGTACAAAAATCCAgggtttattatttattaacataCACGACGAAAATATGCAGATTATCACGAATTAGGCTATGAAAATAGGAAAATGTAGAATAAAGCATTGAATCAGCAGAAATTGTGCAATTTGGAAGTAGTTTGCTAACTGGAATTAAATTgataaaaatgatgaatttaAACTGAGAGACGGATGGATCAATAAACAGTGAAGGTAATTTGGGAACTTGTTAGGAATTTATCATTATTGTAAATTTAGGATGGGAGTGGCAATGGAATTCTCTTACATCAGGTTCACCTTGGATTTTACCGACATCAACCAACTGATCCCCAGCTTCTTTGGGTCACCTGACTCATCTGGCCGTCCTTGGGTCAGGTGACCGTTGGTCCTCGAGGCTTAGGCGGGGTTGTCATTCGATGGGATGGAGCGACGGACGGTTTGTGAATCACCCTCCTGGATCAGTACACACCTCTGGTCTTCCCCTTTGGCCAAACATAAAATGACACTATTAGGAtcacaaaacaaagagaaacttTGGTATTAGCTTAATTAAtcgattttttaaaaaggggaaATAAGGTAAAGAACAGATTGTAACTTAAATGTCTTAATTTGAAATATTAGGAAAAGTATGTGGGTGGAGGGGTCAAATtacaggggagctaaggggagctcggctcccctgaaaaGCATGGAGTCCctctaaagacattcagctgctACTTTAAAGGGGAGCCCTGATAATAGTCCACTTTCTTACATTACATAACATTACGTTACACTTAATTCTTCCAGAAGGTTCCTGATGGTTCTTATAAATAGGGATACACCGATACCACATTTTTCCAAACTAAGTACAAGTACATACATTTGAGTACTTTCTGATACCATAGTAAGGAGTATCAGAATGTCATTGTGCGttcataatgacaataaagattttgaatcttgagtgtggacaaaaatgtcGGATGAAAGTGGGTTTGAACTTCACCTGTGGGTAGAGCTGTTGCTCCACTGAACAACAAACCTATTGTTACATAAATGTCTTTATGGTTGTTTAGTCTCTGAATGTCTTAGTGAAACCAGAGTTGTATCATTTTAACCAGCATTGAATAAACATCATCCTCATTTCATTATGTTTATCTCACATTTTAATAgagttttaaaacttttactAAACTTTTACTATAGATGAATTTGTCTCCCTGTAATAAATAACACTAAGAGCGGACATCATGCCAAAAAATGTGACTCTTGACTTTCCgggtaaaataacaaaaagtggTGGCATTCCTTTCATCTTTTCTGGTGAAAGAAAGGAGGCAGATGTTTAGAATACTAAGTTAAAGTCAGTTCTCAACATCTGACTGGccaggttttatctggttttgGCAACCTGTGGATCTGGATGATGGTGCAGCCCCCTTGCACTTTTACCCAAAACAAATTTCCTCCAGGGGACAATAAATgatgtcttgtcttgtcttatcttatcaACTTGTATTTTCTATAAAGTTTACATAAgtataattcaaaataaacttCTGAATAATTCAGTCAATCAAGGTAACAGGATAGAAAAGACCATGAATTTGGTTTTCTTTCATTGACAAGCAGGTTCCGGATACACAAAGAAACCTGCAGCTGATGTGGTAACGTGTGCACTTTAACTGTGTGTATGTCAAGCccaatattattaataaaagtgGAAAATCAAAAAAGGGCCAAAACAAGTGGGATGTGATGGCCGTACCTACAGCCACACATTTAAAGACGGTAACCCCCCCTATACCAACACATTTCGGTTAGTTAGAGTTAACactattttgtttatatatttggtttaaatCAGGTTGAAATGCTTTAGTTCTCTTTTGTTAGCGTGCACATTAGAGCATTATTGTattttcaattctgtttaagttctgtgtatttaacatatattcttttcttttaatggtgCTGGGGGAGCCTTATGAACGCTTGGGGGCAGAAGTGAGCTCATCTGGTAGAAGCCAAGGAGCAGGAAGTGTCATGGGCCTAGACCAAGCCAGCTCCTTCCAGAGGGGAGATCAGTTGCCTCCATATCTTTAAATATTTGGATTTGTTTGGATTTAGATTAGTTTGatttcttgtttcattttaGTACGTTCTTTTGTTAAGTAATAAGTGAACTAACTGTTTAAGTTTTGTCCcattgtttaatgtatttgttagTATTTGTTAACCCCTCGTGTGTTAggctggtctgatcagccagtatttaagtgcccctttgtttcatgtttgttaggtcagtttggtttcttttgagTTACATGTCAAAcagttagtttaaagttttctgagttattgttatactttagtttagttttgtttatttgacctcttttaagggCCCAAAATTGTTTTGTGAGTACTTTTTTGGGGGGTAAATAAACctgttcctttttaaaaccaactgTGTCCTTGTCCTTCACCAGTTTGGTCCTTCACATGGGACTCAGAAATATTCATAGTGTTTCATTTCACTCCATCAACCTAAACACTGTGAATTCTGTCTGCATGTGGTTCCTGAACCAGTCCAGTCCACCATCATCCAAACCCCCAGCTTTCACACCAGCTAACAGCAGAATACGATCAACAGAACCAAAGACCTGGGACAGGTCTACACAGTCCTACCTCCTGTCCACAGCGTTGACGTCATTCAGGACAGGTGCAGCTGCTCTTATAGTGCAGTGGACAGACCTGAATCACTCAGTAAATTATTAACTACTAAAAAAGTCCCCAAGCTGAGAATTTACTTGAGGATGGAAAATTTGGATGgaaattgttcaaatctgagGGTTCCCCGCTCTTCAACAAAGGAAGAATGTAGACCTCTTTCCAGATTTCAGAGACAGAGTTTGTATGGAGGTTGAGATTTGAAATATAGGAATTACAATCAGATATCAGATCAAGGATCCAAATTCTCAGGACCAATGGCCTTCCAACCTCATCTCTAGAGATAGATCTAAAACCACActgtctttaatttttttcttagaattaacaaaaaaatcagAATCCAAAGAATCAGGAGTAGAGAAtgaaccagcagcagacccAGAATGTACAAAATGAtcattaacacagtgaacaacacCACATGTTGATCAGTTTGATGATAGAAACTACAGGAGGACCAACGGCCGCTAATGAGTTAAGAAAAAATGATGACAAGATAATAACCTGTAAGGCAAAGGGTATTTTAATACACATTcattcaattaaaataaaataaagtaaaattaaaattaaatgaaattaaaagtaaaattatagGTCAGTTTCCCCTGAAAACTTCATGGCGGACTGTACTGGGGCTTTTATGTATAAATAAGCATTTCCAGTTAAGGACGTATCTGCAGTTCCATCATCTGCAGGAAGAAAGGAACTGCAGCAGAACACAGGAACAGACTTTTCTAAGAGGATAAATGTTGTCAGCCAATGCTGACACAGTTTGTGATGATTTGTTACCGGAAACGTTCTGCAGCCACCGTCACATGATCTCGCATATTTAAGGAGGGGTTACAGGAGTGCTGCGTCACCATTATTTTGGCCAATCGGCGGGCTCCGTGTATCAGAGTGCGCGCTGACGTCGGCACTACGTTTACAGGTCAGGGGTTGTCAGACAATGGCGGCGGGCATAGACACCTGCCGGCGGAGCTGATGTAGATCGGTGTAACCGCTCCTGCTCCGACTGTTTTGCCCACATTAGACACGACTTCACCGGGAAGAAGCAGCGGTGTTGATGGCGCTGCTATACGGCTTGTTATGGCGGCTCCTGCTGGCTTTGGTCCGCGTTAAGAGAGCGGTGGTCTCTTGGCTCCGGGTCCGTCTCCGGAGCTGGAGGGGCCGGGTGTGGGAGCGGGCAGTggccctgctgctgctgccggtCGCCGTGTCGGGGTTCCCGGACTACCAGAAGAAGTTAAATCCCCCCATGGACGCTGATGAGAACCCGTTGAAGCGCAATGACGGTCGCCGCTCACGGTGGCTGTCTGACGGGAAGTCTCTGGAGAAGCTGCCGGTCCACATCAGCCTGTTGGTGGCGGAGGAGGATCCAAGTTATACGGACATAGCGAACCTGATGGTGTGGTGTATGGCCCTTGGGGTGTCCTATGTCAGTGTGTACGACCACTACGGTAAGGCGCTCCACTAGCTTAACACAAACAGTTCTGACCCGGTTCTTTCATCATGTTTTACCACGGTTCGGGTCACGTTACTCTCCACGTTACAGACCCGTGTGTTCCCTAGAAACAGAAAACTTAACATTGGTTCTGTTGACATTCTGATGGTTCTGATTTGGGTCCAGATTGAACCTCAGTGTGACCCGGTTTCAAGACAGAAATGTTTCTGATCCCAGTTCAAAGCTAAAACCAGTTTGGTACTTTTATACCAAGTTTTGGGGGCCCTACCTCTTCATGCCACGATCAAAGTTTTTGGGTAGATGTGACACCCTAAGTCATAGTATATTGTATGTTAACTTATTCAAAACACTCTAGGACACTATTGTGCAACATTATTGCATATAAATGACAGCTCcataaagctgtaataacatGCATCCCTGTTTAACatacagaaggaaaatatataacaaaataccATATATACACACTTTAAAAACTCATCCTCCTAAATTCTAGACATGGATCAATCATGACATGATGTCCCACACAGGATCAGTCTCAGGATATGATGGGGGATGAAGAACTGGGACACTGACGCTCTAGTCTTGTGTTCTTACGTGCCTCCAGTGTTGCTCTCCTCATGCATGTTTGATGTCAGGCAGCCCACCGTGCGCCACTGGAAACTCGTGTCGACACATTTTGCAGTTTGTCTTGTAAACATCTCCACTAACGCTGTCCAGCTAAGGATGAAAGTGTTTTCGCTTCAGTCCGCAGAACCGGTACCAACATGCAGTTTCAGGTGAAAACTCTGCAGAGGTTCAGTCTGCTAATGGAGACCCTGAAGGTGTGAAACTGCAATTTTCATTGTGATATCTGATGAGAAACTCAGATATTTTCTATGTGCGCTGGTTCTGAAGGTTCTGACAGGTTCTGCCTGCACATCAAACTCATCTGTCCTCCACTTGGTGTGTTTGAATTTCTtcttctccccccccccccaggtaTGTTTCAGAAGAACAGCTCCCGTCTCCAGGAGGAGATACTGAGACAACAGCAGAACCTGTTTGGTCCAGACGGGTCCAAATACAACGTAGAGTTACTGAGCAACGGCAGAGAGGATCAGCAGCACTACAGTAAGACCTaaggcctcatttataaaactgtgcataggATCCTTACGAAAAGTGTACATGCGCCCAAAAGCCAAGGTTTGcgccaaaaaaaaaatgttcagatttataaaaccaGGTGTACACACAGGTagaagcaatttcccctttataaatcacactcttCCTGAAAGATTACGCTGGTGAAATAGGCTCATATCCCGCCCCTACACACCCACATTCTCCTATAAATGGTCATGCAAACTACCTTATGTTTATAAGTAAGCCAGCTGATCTGTGGCTTTTTAGGCTTAATCATGGCAATCgagaagacaagaaaacacaatttCATAGAGACTGAAGTCGTGGTGCTTGCTGGTGAGGTGGAGGCTTgcacaaacatattttatttgtgggTCACAGTACTggaaacacacataaataaaaggcTGCATGTCACCTGCATGTTATACCAAAATAATTACTATAaatcaggttttaaatgttagtACAATGTGTAGCCAGCCATCATGCACAGCGCCTGCTGCAGTCTATCCCCTACACTGCTGTGTGTCAGGATGAATGTTGACCCAGGCCATTGGGCCACTACATCTGTAACAACCATGTTTTAATCACAAATAACTTTTTTAAGGTTCACATAAATTCTTTCTCACTCGGAGCCCTTATAGCACTCGGCAGTCGGTCGTGCCGATTACTTTTGGgaaaccggacattgctgcaaattgcctttttgATGTTGGCCTGTTGTCCCACAGTTAAGGAACCTTAATGTatggttttgtctttttaatagCACCATCCTAAACGCTGGTATTATTGGGCTCAGGGATGGCAAAGATATCCCAGACCTAAGGATGGATGGTAATCATATCAAACACATATCAGCTTACCTGTCGGCTAATTCCTGCAGGAGACGCCAGTTGCCAGAAACCCGATAGTGGTCAACAGCTGCAGATGCATCGGGATTGCACAATTCTGGTGGGTTGGTCGATCTGGGTCCA
The sequence above is drawn from the Melanotaenia boesemani isolate fMelBoe1 chromosome 22, fMelBoe1.pri, whole genome shotgun sequence genome and encodes:
- the nus1 gene encoding dehydrodolichyl diphosphate synthase complex subunit nus1, which produces MALLYGLLWRLLLALVRVKRAVVSWLRVRLRSWRGRVWERAVALLLLPVAVSGFPDYQKKLNPPMDADENPLKRNDGRRSRWLSDGKSLEKLPVHISLLVAEEDPSYTDIANLMVWCMALGVSYVSVYDHYGMFQKNSSRLQEEILRQQQNLFGPDGSKYNVELLSNGREDQQHYIVSSRSTVKVLSPEDGKQSIVQAARKLCHSVESKQRSSRDISVSMLDILLRESKNIPDPELVVKFGPVNSTLGFLPWHIRLTEFITLPSHRDVSYEDLLSALQRYSACQQRLGQ